Within Burkholderia humptydooensis, the genomic segment AGCCGTTCCTGTCGCAATACACGGGGATCGGCGTCGCGAAGACCAATACCGCGCTCTCGAGCGCGCTGACGACCGCGCTCAACCAGATGATCGCGGACGGCTCCTACCAGAAGATCCTGACGAAGTGGGGGCTGCAGGAGCACGCGGTGTCGAAGGCGATGGTCAACGGCACGCACTGAGCGCGCGATGACTGGCCTTGCTCCCCGCTGGCCGGACGCGAAGCGCGCGTGCGTCGCGCTCGCGTTCGATCTCGACGGCCCGACCGGCGACGCGATGCTGAACGGGTCGATCTGGCGCAACCCCGCGTATTTCACGCTCGGCAGCTACGGGCCGTGGCGCGCGCTCGGCCGGCTGCTCGACATGCTCGCGTCCTTCGATGTGCCCGCGACATTCTTCGTGCCGGCGTGGGTCGCGCAGACGTGGCCCGCGCAATGCGCGGCGATCGTCGAACGCGGCCACGAGATCGGCTATCACGGCTACCGGCACGAAGCATTCTGGACGCTCGCGCCCGAGCGGCAGCGGGAGGTCATGGCGCAGTCGGCCGAGATCTTCGCGCACACGCTCGGTGTGCGGCCCGTCGGGTTCCGCACGCCGTCCGGCGACTGGAGCGCGCAGACGCTGGCCGTGCTGCGCGAAGCGGGCGTGCGCTATTCGAGCTCGATGCGCGGCGACGACCGGCCGTACCTGCTACCCGGCCATGACGGCGAGCCGCCGCTCGTCGAGATACCCGGCCGCTGGGAGACCGACGATTACGCGTCGCTCGCGTATCACCGCAATCCGGATTTTCCGGCGGGGCTCGACCGGATCGCCGGCTACAACGCGACGCTCGACAACTGGACGCGCGAATTCGACGGCGTGTATCGCGACGGCCTGTGCCTGACCACGCTGCTGCATCCGAAGGTCTGCGGCAAGCCGGGGCGCATCGCGCTGCTGGAAGCCTGGCTCGGGCACATGCAGGCGCAGGGCGGCGTGTGGTTCGCGCGCTGCCGGGAGGTGGCCGACTGGTGGCTCGCGCAGCACGCGGGCGATGCGGGGCCGACACAACGGGACAACACGTGACGACGTTTCCTTCATGGCCGGGCGGCGCGCGATGCGCGGTCGCGATCACGGTCGACTTCAATGACATCCATGGCATCGAGACGCAGGAGCCGGGCATCGCCGGCCGCGAGAAATCGCTGTCGGTGTGGCGCTACGGTGCGACGCGCGGCGTCGACCGGCTGCTCGCGGCATTCGACGAGTTCGGCGTGCCGGCGAGCTGGTTCGTGCCGGGCGTCGGTGCCGAAACGCACGCGGATGCCGTGCGAGCGATCGCCGCGGCCGGCCACGAGCTCGGCGTGAGCGGCTACCGCTGCGAGGATTTCGACGCGCTGCCGCTCGCCGCGCAGATCGATGCGTGCCGAGCCGGGCGCGCGGCGCTCGCGGAAACGATCGGGCGCGACGCGGACGGCTTCCGCTCGTTCACCGGCAACTGGGCCGGCGGCTTCGCGGATTTCCTCGTCGCGGAAGGTTTCACATGGTCGTCGTCGTGGCGCGGCGACGATCTGCCGTATTTCCATCCGTCCGGCAACAGCCGCGCCGACGGCGCGCGACTGGTCGAGTTGCCGTTGCACTACGAACTGGAGGACGAGCCGTATTTCGTGTTCAACCTGTCGCCGCCGGTGCCGGTCGGCCAGGCGCGCATCGCGTCTTACCGCGACGTGCTCGACAACTGGCGGCGCGACTTCGATGGTTTTCGGCGCTTCGGGCTCTGCTGCGTGCTGCGGCTCCATCCGGAAATCATCGGCACCGCCGGGCGGATCGACCTGCTGCGCGCGTTGCTCGCGCACATGCGCGACGCCGGTGACGCATGGTTCGCGACGGGGCGCGACATCGCGCGCTGGTGGCGTACGCAGGGTCCGGCCAATGCGCCCGGCCATCCGGTCGACGTGTTCGCGCGCTGCGTGGCCGACGAGGCAGCGCGATGACGGCCGATATGCAAACGCGCGCCACGCGGCTCGCCGCGTTCGTCGCGCAGACGCCCGCCGACGCGTTGCCGGACGACGTCGTCGCGAAGGCGAAGCGGCACGTGCTCGATACGTTCGGCGCGGCGCTCGCGGGGGCGTCGGCCGTCGAGACGCGCAGCGCCCGCGCGCTGACCGGCGCCGCCGAGCGCGGCGGCGCGCTGCTGTGGGGCACGCGCCGGGCGGCGGGCGCGCGCGACGCGGCGTTCGTCAACGGGATCGCCGCGCACGCGCTCGAACTCGACGATTCCGGCGGCTGCGATCATTCCGGCGCGGTCGTGCTGCCGGCCGCGCTCGCCGCGCTGGCCTGCGCGGCCAGGTCCGTATCGGGCCGCGAATGCCTGGCAGCGATCGTGCTCGGCTACGATGTCGGCCGGCGCGTGCTCGAGGCGGCCGGCGGCTATTCCGCGCACAACGGCGCGGGCTGGCATTCGACGCTCAGTTGTGGCGTGTTCGGCGCGGCGGCGGCGAGCGCGCGCATGCTCGGGCTCGACGCCGCGCGCACGCGCGACGCGCTCGGCCATGCGGCGAGCTTCGCGGGCGGGCTGTGGGGTTTCATCCACGACGGATCGCAGACGAAGCGGCTTCACGCGGGGCGGGCGGCGGAAGGCGGCGTGCTCGCGGCGCTGTTCGCGCGCGAGGGCGTGAGCGGCCCCGCGCAGGTGTTCGAGGACGTGTGGGGAGGCTTCTTCAGCACGTTCGCCGCGCAGTCGCACGCGGCCGACGCATTGACCGACGGCCTCGGTGTGAACTGGAAGCTGATGCTCTGCTCGATCAAGCCGCATGCGTCGTGCCGCAGCGCGCACGCGGCAGTCGACGCGACGCTGCAGCTCGCGGGCGGGCGCACGTTCGATGCTGGCGAGATCGAGCGGATCGTCGTGCGCGCGAGCGGC encodes:
- a CDS encoding MmgE/PrpD family protein, whose product is MTADMQTRATRLAAFVAQTPADALPDDVVAKAKRHVLDTFGAALAGASAVETRSARALTGAAERGGALLWGTRRAAGARDAAFVNGIAAHALELDDSGGCDHSGAVVLPAALAALACAARSVSGRECLAAIVLGYDVGRRVLEAAGGYSAHNGAGWHSTLSCGVFGAAAASARMLGLDAARTRDALGHAASFAGGLWGFIHDGSQTKRLHAGRAAEGGVLAALFAREGVSGPAQVFEDVWGGFFSTFAAQSHAADALTDGLGVNWKLMLCSIKPHASCRSAHAAVDATLQLAGGRTFDAGEIERIVVRASGFVVRMCGGRDLSTLSSAQMSLPYAVAAALVFGDTGIGVYREERRADPRVAAMLDRISVDVDPSLGDLDEPTVTLHATGPAPASRHVPVPLGDPRNPLADDALLAKYRALSEPALGQARADALADACLSLERLADARVLQDALAGDAEASEPMR
- a CDS encoding polysaccharide deacetylase family protein; amino-acid sequence: MTTFPSWPGGARCAVAITVDFNDIHGIETQEPGIAGREKSLSVWRYGATRGVDRLLAAFDEFGVPASWFVPGVGAETHADAVRAIAAAGHELGVSGYRCEDFDALPLAAQIDACRAGRAALAETIGRDADGFRSFTGNWAGGFADFLVAEGFTWSSSWRGDDLPYFHPSGNSRADGARLVELPLHYELEDEPYFVFNLSPPVPVGQARIASYRDVLDNWRRDFDGFRRFGLCCVLRLHPEIIGTAGRIDLLRALLAHMRDAGDAWFATGRDIARWWRTQGPANAPGHPVDVFARCVADEAAR
- a CDS encoding polysaccharide deacetylase family protein, with protein sequence MTGLAPRWPDAKRACVALAFDLDGPTGDAMLNGSIWRNPAYFTLGSYGPWRALGRLLDMLASFDVPATFFVPAWVAQTWPAQCAAIVERGHEIGYHGYRHEAFWTLAPERQREVMAQSAEIFAHTLGVRPVGFRTPSGDWSAQTLAVLREAGVRYSSSMRGDDRPYLLPGHDGEPPLVEIPGRWETDDYASLAYHRNPDFPAGLDRIAGYNATLDNWTREFDGVYRDGLCLTTLLHPKVCGKPGRIALLEAWLGHMQAQGGVWFARCREVADWWLAQHAGDAGPTQRDNT